In Paenibacillus sp. FSL M7-0420, a single genomic region encodes these proteins:
- a CDS encoding acyl carrier protein: MSIEHEDILFKVRETIAAVAKRLTSEVELDHALVDDLGIDSIQILELLSALEDTFGFELEVDDIRPESFRSVLAVLHFVERKVAS, from the coding sequence ATGTCCATAGAGCATGAAGATATACTCTTTAAGGTGAGAGAAACGATAGCCGCTGTGGCCAAGAGGCTAACAAGCGAGGTCGAGCTGGACCATGCTTTGGTAGATGATCTGGGAATCGACTCCATTCAAATCCTGGAGCTTCTGTCGGCTCTGGAGGATACATTCGGCTTTGAGCTGGAGGTGGACGATATTCGCCCGGAATCGTTCCGAAGCGTCCTGGCCGTATTGCATTTTGTAGAACGCAAGGTGGCTTCATGA
- a CDS encoding class I adenylate-forming enzyme family protein — MNGTGTLRELFQRARRHDRGITYKARSGESDWTSYAELGNRMDLLAERLKQAQLRPNFIGAVWMAPTPECLAVIGAIILAGGIPLPIHSYMPGQDMLRLIRKFEPEAVFVSEEKFPILAEWNMQGEELPFCLYAGMASGPVAGISAAPRPVRRYTPPEAVRMIFLSSGSTGEPKGIMLSDHNMLSNVDAILEYTTLCDEDIVLLSKSLGYCSTIVGEWFAAMASGANLVLSGGFVHPFEMIQCVRTNKVTFLCTVPSAILPLIHSAKWAAEDLLTLRQMLIVGGPMPAVMLLRLADRLPHVRLTPSYGLTEASPRVSYLPYTQLRTKTQSAGIPINGVELAIFQDGRKAATGESGEVVVRGPNVMIGYYDDPDRTREILGHLGLHTRDTGYLDEDGYLHLTGRTDNALLVGGHTVYPEAVESVLLSLPGVADAAVSAVEDLQWGHRLIAVIVSAASTEPVKSPELHAWCVKRLSPALRPREFRFVTALPRTASGKLDRKALKSMVKEEEHVHRA; from the coding sequence ATGAATGGCACAGGCACCCTCAGGGAATTGTTTCAACGTGCACGAAGGCATGACCGGGGAATCACTTACAAGGCACGAAGCGGCGAGTCCGATTGGACAAGTTATGCGGAACTCGGAAACCGCATGGACCTTCTCGCTGAACGGCTGAAGCAGGCGCAGCTGCGTCCGAATTTTATCGGGGCTGTCTGGATGGCTCCGACGCCGGAGTGTCTGGCTGTCATCGGGGCAATCATTTTGGCGGGAGGCATTCCGCTCCCCATCCACAGCTACATGCCAGGACAGGACATGCTCCGCCTCATCCGCAAATTTGAACCCGAAGCTGTGTTCGTCTCGGAAGAGAAGTTTCCAATCCTCGCGGAATGGAACATGCAAGGGGAAGAGTTGCCATTCTGCCTGTATGCAGGTATGGCAAGCGGACCGGTTGCAGGAATCAGCGCCGCTCCGCGGCCGGTACGCCGGTACACGCCGCCAGAGGCCGTGCGTATGATATTCCTCTCCTCCGGTTCGACGGGAGAGCCGAAGGGGATCATGCTGAGCGACCACAACATGCTGTCCAATGTGGACGCAATCCTGGAGTACACGACTCTGTGCGACGAGGACATCGTTCTGCTCTCGAAGTCCCTGGGGTATTGCTCGACCATTGTTGGGGAATGGTTCGCCGCCATGGCCTCTGGTGCCAATCTTGTTCTAAGCGGGGGCTTCGTGCATCCCTTCGAGATGATCCAGTGCGTCCGTACGAATAAGGTGACCTTCTTATGCACTGTGCCGTCTGCGATCCTGCCTCTAATCCATTCCGCCAAATGGGCGGCGGAGGATCTGCTCACGCTCCGGCAGATGCTCATTGTCGGCGGCCCGATGCCTGCCGTCATGCTGCTTCGTTTGGCTGACCGTCTGCCTCACGTGCGGCTGACGCCCTCCTATGGACTGACCGAAGCATCTCCGCGCGTCTCGTATTTGCCCTACACTCAGTTGAGGACGAAAACGCAATCCGCCGGGATACCCATTAACGGCGTCGAGCTGGCCATCTTTCAGGACGGAAGAAAGGCGGCAACAGGGGAGAGTGGAGAGGTGGTCGTTCGAGGGCCGAATGTGATGATCGGCTATTATGACGATCCGGATCGCACCCGCGAGATCCTAGGCCACCTCGGCCTGCATACCCGGGATACCGGGTATCTGGACGAGGATGGATATTTGCACTTGACCGGGCGAACCGATAACGCTCTCCTTGTCGGGGGACACACGGTGTACCCGGAAGCGGTCGAAAGCGTCCTATTGAGCTTGCCTGGGGTGGCGGACGCTGCTGTGTCGGCCGTAGAAGACCTTCAATGGGGACATCGTCTGATTGCCGTGATAGTATCCGCAGCTTCCACAGAGCCTGTCAAGAGCCCGGAGCTGCATGCCTGGTGCGTAAAACGCTTATCCCCGGCCTTGCGTCCCAGGGAATTCCGCTTCGTTACGGCTCTGCCCAGAACAGCCAGCGGAAAGCTGGATCGCAAAGCCCTGAAATCTATGGTGAAGGAGGAAGAACATGTCCATAGAGCATGA
- a CDS encoding dihydrofolate reductase family protein, which produces MRKLVLFLHSSLDGFVEGPNGPMDISWVAYDADLERHAREILSTADTVLWGRGTYQMMHSYWPSVPADPSASQHERDHAEWIEKTAKVVFSTTLENVEWNNSRLVKSDVEEEIKRLKQQPGQDIVILGSPRFAHTLMQLGLIDEYKITVSPVLIGSGLPLFQGFQEKTNLKLIENKTFDSGAIGLVYQTVR; this is translated from the coding sequence ATGAGAAAACTCGTTCTATTTCTGCATTCATCGCTTGACGGTTTTGTTGAAGGGCCGAACGGCCCCATGGATATTAGCTGGGTTGCCTATGATGCTGATCTGGAGAGACACGCAAGAGAAATTCTGAGTACAGCGGACACGGTTCTTTGGGGACGTGGAACTTATCAGATGATGCACAGTTATTGGCCTTCCGTGCCAGCAGATCCCTCCGCTTCCCAACATGAACGGGATCATGCGGAATGGATTGAGAAGACAGCCAAAGTTGTCTTTTCCACAACCCTGGAGAACGTCGAATGGAATAATTCCAGACTGGTCAAATCAGACGTCGAGGAAGAGATCAAGCGCCTCAAACAGCAGCCAGGCCAGGATATCGTTATCCTCGGCAGTCCCCGGTTCGCCCATACTCTTATGCAGCTTGGTCTAATCGATGAGTACAAAATTACGGTCTCTCCCGTCCTGATTGGCAGCGGGCTGCCGTTATTCCAAGGGTTTCAGGAGAAGACTAATCTAAAGCTTATCGAGAACAAAACATTTGATTCTGGAGCGATAGGCCTCGTATACCAGACCGTTAGATGA
- a CDS encoding sugar phosphate isomerase/epimerase family protein yields MLRYAHDTGFNGIELWGVHAKALLRQRGQELGGMLDEMFSYGLEINMLSDYIPLMGNIPMDVLLKEWQETVQAAKAFHTDKLRIFAGNLSSQSLDEKDWELCTERLNLLCAAAEREGVYTVVETHPGTAADGLDSTLQLLRQTDNPALKLNLDFLHMWESGADPLAAYERLKPWIVNIHLKNVESRQWLEVFSPDNIYSPSGSRRGIVRLADGEMDCQTIVKRLILDPTRAPVSLEWFGAMPFEILKSELGWLKGLESDLKLENVEVTG; encoded by the coding sequence CTGCTCCGTTATGCTCATGATACGGGCTTCAACGGTATAGAACTGTGGGGCGTGCATGCCAAGGCTTTGCTTCGCCAACGGGGACAGGAGCTGGGAGGTATGCTGGACGAAATGTTCAGCTACGGGCTCGAAATCAACATGCTGAGCGATTATATCCCTCTCATGGGGAATATCCCAATGGACGTTCTGCTTAAGGAATGGCAGGAAACCGTACAGGCGGCCAAAGCATTCCACACAGATAAGCTGAGGATTTTCGCCGGAAACCTGAGCAGTCAATCTCTTGATGAGAAGGACTGGGAGCTTTGCACCGAACGTCTAAATCTCCTGTGCGCCGCAGCAGAGAGGGAAGGAGTCTATACAGTGGTTGAGACTCATCCGGGAACCGCTGCCGACGGCTTAGATTCCACACTTCAACTGCTCCGGCAAACCGATAACCCTGCCTTGAAGCTGAATTTGGACTTTCTGCACATGTGGGAATCGGGCGCTGATCCCCTTGCCGCCTACGAACGCTTGAAGCCATGGATTGTCAATATCCATCTGAAGAATGTGGAATCCCGGCAATGGCTCGAAGTATTCTCTCCTGACAATATATATTCTCCGAGCGGCAGCCGCAGAGGTATCGTACGCTTGGCCGATGGAGAAATGGACTGCCAAACCATAGTGAAGCGCCTTATCTTGGACCCTACCCGAGCCCCGGTATCTCTGGAATGGTTCGGAGCCATGCCCTTTGAAATCTTAAAGTCGGAGCTAGGCTGGCTTAAAGGGCTGGAGTCTGATCTCAAGCTGGAGAATGTGGAGGTGACGGGATAA
- a CDS encoding C40 family peptidase, with protein MKKGIVWLLGIVLLLSFGSERASADDSSRLDQEVNEVMGTPYKWGGTKASEGFDCSGFIIYIFGKFNLDLPRTSKSQASAGEYVAKSDLRPGDLVFFDTGGNGISHAGIYVGDNKFAHSSSNNGVTITKLSSSYYKDRYVTARRTVSESMYQKMTGN; from the coding sequence TTGAAGAAAGGGATCGTGTGGCTACTGGGGATTGTACTATTGCTATCGTTTGGATCTGAAAGAGCATCTGCGGATGACAGCTCCAGGCTTGACCAAGAGGTTAATGAGGTTATGGGAACTCCATATAAATGGGGGGGCACCAAGGCATCTGAAGGGTTTGACTGTTCCGGATTTATAATATACATATTTGGCAAGTTCAACTTAGATCTTCCGAGAACATCCAAGTCGCAGGCAAGTGCAGGCGAATATGTAGCCAAGTCCGATCTACGTCCGGGAGATCTTGTCTTTTTCGACACCGGAGGCAACGGCATCTCGCATGCAGGCATCTATGTGGGCGACAACAAATTTGCACATTCCTCAAGCAATAATGGAGTAACCATCACCAAGCTGTCTTCGAGCTACTACAAGGATAGATACGTAACCGCCAGAAGAACTGTTTCGGAGAGTATGTATCAGAAGATGACTGGCAACTAA
- a CDS encoding CHASE3 domain-containing protein: protein MRRIRFTVQLKILSITVLIVSALLAFVIVVHGRIHSLQQATNSITQQDREMTNLTNQLEKNILDMETGQRGYVITGQDKYLAPYRQGQASLDSNYDQLAALTNAGALQLNRLHSIKENVDRWIAATGDPVIQLKKEGQDAQILKIFNTDAGIDQMDRIRSQISGYRVTMNENTNLLIDKQADRNQFLLQILYIVWFLIAAAGISASWIIAHSISATVRKITGTLTALVRTGDLNTRLTMTTNDEVSDLGHATNQLLNSQQEREWFQERANGLMEGYQGVTTIAKLGDIFLSKTAEMIGYPYGTLYIRSQECGEDYLTRSAVFAGSNVDTEQERILYGEGLIGQCAKEGHTLNIAPLPENYIHIRSGLGASSPQHLLLLPVSFLGEVVAVVEIASFAPLTLANITFLESVAAQFGAAIVSTVSSMRIDRLLEESQRQNEELQVYSEELQTQSEELHIQAESLLITNKKLEDQNAIAEQKSREAQDAREELTQYAEMLKRSTQYKSEFLANMSHELRTPLNGIMLLSEFLMENPSGSLNAEELEFTQAIHSSGQDLLALINDILDLSKVEAGKMDITMEEVNISEIPESASLHFGQLSQKKSIPLQVKLSDELPDILYTDPHRLRQIIINLLSNAFKFTAQGTVTLEIRMVSAEELLELQGIAAGPCIVFSVTDTGIGIAKNKQGLIFNAFQQAEGDTERKYGGTGLGLSISKELTELLGGQLKLVSAEGAGSTFSVYLPVHQEQKKDEQVTAEVYTSVDLDKSIDDIETQDNHNPLFSKRVLLVDDDERNLYALTTILSQKGLDITAAHNGEDALKALQNSASFDLILMDIMMPVMNGYETIKQIKELHGHQDVPIIALTAKAMQEDRERVIMAGATEYLSKPINMDQLLALMQMLITDK, encoded by the coding sequence GTGCGGAGAATTCGTTTTACCGTTCAACTTAAGATATTATCTATCACTGTACTCATTGTTTCCGCCTTACTGGCGTTTGTAATTGTAGTGCACGGACGCATTCATTCCTTACAGCAAGCGACTAACTCCATTACCCAACAAGACCGGGAAATGACCAATTTAACGAATCAGCTTGAAAAAAATATACTGGACATGGAGACGGGACAGCGGGGGTATGTTATCACCGGGCAAGACAAATATCTGGCGCCTTACCGGCAGGGACAGGCTTCCCTGGACAGCAATTACGACCAACTGGCTGCGCTAACGAATGCCGGGGCCCTTCAGCTTAACCGCCTGCACAGTATTAAGGAGAATGTAGATCGATGGATTGCGGCCACCGGAGACCCGGTCATTCAGCTCAAAAAAGAGGGGCAGGATGCGCAGATCCTAAAAATCTTCAATACGGATGCAGGCATAGACCAGATGGACCGGATTCGCAGCCAAATCAGCGGGTATCGGGTGACGATGAATGAGAATACTAACCTGCTGATAGATAAGCAAGCGGATCGCAACCAATTTCTGCTGCAAATCTTGTATATCGTCTGGTTCCTGATCGCCGCAGCAGGAATATCTGCCTCCTGGATCATAGCTCATTCTATCTCGGCGACTGTGCGGAAAATTACCGGGACCTTAACGGCTCTTGTCCGCACCGGGGATCTGAATACCCGTCTGACGATGACCACTAATGATGAAGTCAGCGATCTCGGTCATGCGACGAACCAGCTGCTGAACAGCCAGCAGGAGCGTGAATGGTTCCAAGAGCGGGCCAATGGCTTGATGGAAGGGTATCAGGGTGTTACCACAATTGCGAAGCTGGGGGATATCTTCCTCAGCAAGACGGCAGAAATGATCGGTTATCCCTATGGCACGCTGTATATCCGTTCTCAGGAATGCGGGGAGGATTACCTGACCCGGTCTGCGGTGTTTGCAGGGAGCAACGTGGATACGGAGCAGGAGAGGATTCTCTATGGGGAAGGTCTCATCGGACAATGTGCCAAAGAAGGGCACACCCTGAATATTGCTCCGCTCCCGGAGAATTATATTCATATCCGATCCGGCTTGGGGGCCTCTTCACCGCAGCATCTGCTGCTGCTGCCGGTGAGTTTTCTGGGAGAAGTGGTGGCGGTCGTAGAGATTGCCTCTTTTGCGCCGCTGACCTTAGCGAATATCACGTTTTTGGAGTCGGTCGCCGCACAATTCGGAGCCGCCATTGTCAGTACCGTCAGCAGCATGAGAATTGACCGGTTACTGGAAGAGTCCCAACGTCAGAATGAGGAACTGCAAGTGTATTCAGAAGAGCTGCAGACGCAATCCGAAGAATTGCATATTCAGGCCGAATCCCTGCTGATCACCAACAAGAAGCTGGAAGATCAGAATGCGATCGCCGAGCAAAAGAGCCGGGAAGCCCAAGATGCGCGTGAGGAGCTGACCCAATATGCCGAAATGCTGAAGCGGAGCACACAATACAAATCGGAGTTTCTGGCCAATATGTCGCATGAATTGCGGACGCCTCTGAACGGGATTATGCTGCTCTCCGAATTCCTGATGGAGAATCCATCGGGCTCACTGAATGCAGAGGAGCTTGAATTTACCCAAGCGATTCATTCGTCGGGTCAGGATCTGCTGGCACTGATCAATGACATTCTGGATTTGTCCAAGGTCGAGGCCGGGAAGATGGACATTACCATGGAAGAAGTGAATATATCCGAAATTCCGGAGTCAGCATCCCTTCATTTTGGCCAACTGTCCCAGAAGAAAAGCATTCCGTTGCAGGTGAAATTAAGCGACGAACTGCCGGATATCCTATACACGGACCCTCACCGCTTAAGACAGATCATCATAAATCTGTTATCCAATGCGTTCAAATTCACAGCTCAAGGCACGGTAACTCTGGAAATACGCATGGTATCGGCTGAAGAGCTTCTGGAGCTGCAAGGGATTGCTGCAGGGCCTTGCATTGTTTTCAGTGTGACTGATACCGGCATCGGCATTGCCAAGAACAAACAGGGTCTTATTTTTAACGCCTTTCAGCAGGCGGAAGGTGATACGGAGCGTAAATACGGAGGAACCGGCTTAGGATTATCGATCTCCAAAGAGCTTACAGAGCTGCTTGGCGGCCAGCTTAAGCTAGTGAGTGCAGAAGGGGCGGGCAGTACATTCAGTGTGTATCTCCCGGTGCATCAAGAGCAGAAGAAGGATGAGCAGGTTACCGCAGAAGTATATACTTCTGTCGATTTGGATAAATCTATTGATGATATAGAGACTCAAGACAATCATAATCCTTTATTTTCCAAAAGAGTGCTGCTGGTTGACGATGATGAACGTAACTTATATGCGTTAACCACAATCCTGTCTCAAAAAGGACTGGACATCACGGCAGCACACAATGGAGAAGATGCGCTGAAGGCATTGCAGAACTCCGCATCGTTTGATCTCATCCTTATGGATATCATGATGCCCGTCATGAACGGCTATGAGACCATTAAGCAGATCAAGGAGCTGCACGGCCATCAGGATGTACCGATTATTGCTTTGACTGCCAAAGCCATGCAAGAAGACCGGGAACGTGTAATTATGGCTGGAGCTACGGAGTATCTAAGCAAGCCGATCAATATGGATCAGTTGCTGGCGCTTATGCAGATGTTGATAACTGATAAATGA
- a CDS encoding ATP-grasp domain-containing protein, with translation MNNAPYMEHLTGTRAPKLWYSNINWEQGKAAQELRLPHINNASGDRLVSQMDLYQIYLADREDLVLLKETPDPEFLAYLEEEKIALPSIAIGARSEYTGKFRNRMAVPYLMDEQEEQFLKENGGSWIGPPARLSVELNSKIATRKLCEEIGFPVSDGRICEGLDAIRRTCAELEGRHPGARLVVKTAYGSSGKALFHIHRGPDLEMLLGYLERQISRGGGQPVVTVERWHQVERHLTAQLWLGGTDCEILAMTEQRITDAGVYRGSRLHPDLPEALIAAYTEQLQQLGTSLHSRGYEGFIGVDSILDEDGTLIPVIEINARLTMVTYLLKIRKHLLERGFPRMETQSYDFKLHPGAKFAEFSDKVASIRISAGQGGAFVYGFHQDGESADRIRPCRVSALSWGVDDEAEKLARQGLEEAIMEWRGAVI, from the coding sequence ATGAATAACGCACCTTATATGGAGCATCTGACCGGAACGCGTGCACCGAAGCTCTGGTACTCCAATATTAATTGGGAACAAGGAAAAGCCGCTCAAGAGCTTCGCTTACCCCATATTAACAATGCGTCCGGAGATCGGCTCGTATCGCAAATGGATCTCTACCAGATTTATTTGGCTGACCGGGAGGATCTTGTTCTCCTGAAAGAGACTCCGGACCCTGAATTCCTAGCTTATTTGGAAGAAGAAAAGATAGCACTACCATCAATCGCGATTGGCGCACGGTCTGAATATACGGGTAAGTTTCGCAACCGGATGGCTGTTCCTTACTTGATGGACGAGCAGGAGGAGCAGTTTCTCAAGGAAAACGGAGGGAGCTGGATCGGCCCGCCAGCCCGGTTGTCCGTGGAACTGAACAGCAAGATCGCAACGCGTAAATTATGCGAAGAAATCGGCTTTCCAGTCAGCGACGGCAGGATATGCGAAGGGCTTGACGCAATCCGCCGTACTTGCGCCGAGTTGGAGGGACGGCATCCTGGAGCCCGGCTGGTTGTAAAAACCGCTTACGGTTCTTCCGGTAAAGCGCTGTTCCATATCCATCGAGGCCCGGATTTGGAGATGCTGCTGGGATATTTAGAGAGGCAGATCTCGCGGGGAGGCGGGCAACCGGTTGTGACGGTGGAACGCTGGCATCAGGTCGAGCGCCATCTGACGGCACAACTCTGGCTGGGGGGAACAGATTGCGAGATCCTGGCTATGACCGAGCAGAGGATTACGGATGCAGGAGTGTACAGGGGGAGCCGTCTGCACCCGGACCTGCCTGAAGCCTTGATCGCGGCTTATACCGAACAGCTGCAACAGCTGGGTACATCTTTACATTCCCGGGGCTACGAGGGTTTCATCGGGGTAGACTCCATACTGGATGAAGACGGAACTTTAATACCGGTTATTGAGATCAACGCCCGTCTTACCATGGTCACGTATTTGCTGAAGATTCGCAAGCATTTGCTCGAACGCGGGTTTCCTAGAATGGAGACTCAATCCTATGATTTCAAGCTCCACCCTGGTGCCAAATTTGCAGAATTTTCCGACAAGGTGGCATCGATAAGGATCTCTGCCGGACAAGGCGGGGCATTCGTGTATGGTTTCCACCAGGATGGGGAATCGGCAGACCGTATCCGGCCTTGCAGGGTCTCGGCTCTGAGCTGGGGTGTGGACGATGAAGCTGAGAAGCTTGCCCGTCAAGGGCTGGAGGAAGCCATCATGGAATGGAGGGGAGCTGTCATATGA
- a CDS encoding ABC transporter ATP-binding protein: MHTFKLFRRLAPYVKIKWNFTLIAYVCTFLQLGLVMLQPLIFAYLIDHVLIGGNRKLIVPLLSLSLGIGVLSIVFLFIRVGLFRYLGICNMLDIRNELLKHVRQIPIPEIQKEGPGKFSALLGMDTATMGNFLNHILVEITSQLFMMLISLGILYYMDWRLGIVATLSIPFLLWVPGLFRNPVARYSSAVRTHNEEIGTYLYEAIESSQEIRALGLEGWERKRNETMYKGLVKASTRETLYAVMSFQISGFVISLILAAIYWIGSDQVLHQMMTVGMMVASVTYLQNALNPVQQINNFFRELQGAEVAMGRIEQFIQTPIDPYSENERKQASPARETQLEATPSGIEVCSLRVGYGGTEILKDLSLSLSPGKVYAFVGRSGSGKSTLFRALIGMMPVLEGEIRIGGQNLEEMTRSAISRKVGIVFQEPYLFRGTLMENIAVGKLDATEEMVRQAALNARLGALLEQLPEGLNTKIDHKGFQLSGGQRQRLAIARALLHNPDILILDEPTSALDQLTEIELMDSIRQVMAGKTILVATHRLQTIMNADRILVMENGCLVAEGDHEELMKQSAEYYAMASTFERDTSVAGQASYKEGVPV, translated from the coding sequence ATGCACACGTTTAAACTGTTCCGACGTCTTGCTCCCTACGTGAAGATCAAATGGAATTTTACCTTGATTGCTTATGTTTGCACGTTCCTGCAATTGGGACTCGTCATGCTTCAGCCCTTAATCTTCGCCTATCTGATCGACCACGTGCTGATTGGCGGAAACCGCAAGCTGATTGTCCCGCTGCTTAGCCTGTCCTTGGGAATAGGTGTTCTCTCCATCGTGTTCCTGTTTATCCGGGTAGGTCTGTTCCGCTATCTGGGCATCTGTAATATGCTGGATATCCGCAACGAGCTGTTGAAGCATGTCCGGCAGATCCCCATTCCGGAAATTCAGAAGGAAGGACCCGGGAAATTCTCGGCCTTGCTCGGGATGGATACAGCTACGATGGGAAATTTCCTCAACCACATCCTGGTCGAGATTACCTCACAGCTGTTTATGATGCTGATATCCCTCGGAATCCTGTACTATATGGACTGGCGGCTTGGCATCGTTGCCACGCTTAGCATTCCCTTCCTCTTATGGGTGCCAGGGCTGTTCCGCAACCCTGTGGCGCGTTATTCGTCCGCCGTTCGAACCCATAATGAAGAGATCGGAACCTATCTCTATGAAGCGATCGAAAGTTCACAGGAAATCCGGGCTTTAGGACTAGAGGGATGGGAACGGAAGCGGAATGAAACGATGTACAAGGGGCTGGTGAAGGCCAGCACCCGGGAAACGCTGTATGCCGTTATGTCGTTTCAAATCAGCGGTTTCGTGATTAGCCTGATCCTGGCTGCCATCTATTGGATCGGCAGCGATCAGGTGCTCCACCAAATGATGACCGTTGGTATGATGGTTGCTTCCGTAACCTATCTGCAGAACGCTCTGAATCCGGTACAGCAGATTAACAACTTTTTCAGAGAGCTTCAAGGAGCGGAAGTTGCAATGGGCAGAATTGAGCAATTTATCCAGACCCCGATCGATCCCTATTCGGAAAACGAGAGGAAGCAGGCTTCGCCTGCAAGGGAGACTCAGCTTGAAGCAACGCCGTCCGGTATCGAAGTGTGCAGTTTGCGCGTCGGGTACGGTGGAACGGAAATCTTGAAGGATCTATCATTGTCGCTGTCTCCGGGCAAGGTGTATGCTTTCGTCGGGCGGAGCGGGTCTGGGAAATCCACCCTTTTCCGCGCGCTTATCGGGATGATGCCCGTTCTCGAAGGTGAAATTCGAATCGGCGGACAGAATCTGGAGGAGATGACCCGCAGTGCGATCAGCCGCAAGGTTGGCATCGTGTTCCAGGAGCCTTACTTGTTCCGGGGCACCCTTATGGAAAATATTGCTGTCGGGAAGCTGGACGCGACGGAGGAGATGGTCAGGCAAGCAGCCCTGAATGCGCGGCTCGGAGCTCTGCTGGAGCAACTGCCGGAAGGACTCAACACGAAGATTGACCATAAAGGCTTCCAGCTATCCGGCGGACAGCGGCAGAGGCTGGCTATTGCGCGTGCCCTCTTGCACAATCCCGATATTCTTATCCTGGACGAACCGACCTCCGCCTTGGACCAGCTTACGGAGATTGAACTTATGGATTCCATACGCCAAGTCATGGCGGGCAAGACGATTCTGGTAGCCACTCATCGCCTGCAAACCATTATGAACGCGGACCGTATTCTGGTGATGGAGAACGGTTGTCTGGTGGCGGAAGGCGACCACGAAGAGCTCATGAAGCAATCGGCTGAGTATTATGCTATGGCATCGACCTTCGAGCGCGATACCTCTGTGGCCGGACAGGCATCTTATAAAGAGGGGGTTCCGGTATGA